The Clupea harengus chromosome 6, Ch_v2.0.2, whole genome shotgun sequence genome contains a region encoding:
- the rps13 gene encoding 40S ribosomal protein S13 has product MGRMHAPGKGLSQSALPYRRSVPTWLKLTSDDVKDQIFKLAKKGLTPSQIGVILRDSHGVAQVRFVTGNKILRILKSKGLAPDLPEDLYHLIKKAVAVRKHLERSRKDKDAKFRLILVESRIHRLARYYKTKRVLAPNWKYESSTASALVA; this is encoded by the exons ATGGGTCGTATGCACGCTCCCGG AAAGGGCTTGTCCCAGTCCGCCCTCCCATACCGACGCAGTGTGCCTACT TGGCTTAAACTGACCTCAGATGACGTGAAAGACCAGATCTTCAAACTGGCCAAGAAGGGTCTGACCCCCTCTCAGATTG GTGTGATCCTGAGGGACTCCCATGGTGTGGCTCAGGTGCGCTTCGTCACTGGCAACAAAATTCTGAGGATCCTGAAATCCAAGGGTTTGGCTCCTGACCTGCCCGAGGATCTGTACCACCTGATCAAGAAGGCTGTCGCTGTGAGGAAGCACTTGGAGAGGAGCCGAAAG GACAAGGATGCCAAGTTCCGTCTGATTCTGGTTGAGAGCAGAATCCACAGGCTGGCCCGTTACTACAAGACCAAGAGAGTGCTCGCTCCCAACTGGAAGTA